In a single window of the Penaeus monodon isolate SGIC_2016 chromosome 3, NSTDA_Pmon_1, whole genome shotgun sequence genome:
- the LOC119592993 gene encoding uncharacterized protein LOC119592993 isoform X9 has protein sequence MTQESSSSSSSSTSCSTARPPPPPHAKPEPIYARSTKMKKTASAPGGLGAQPQGKDPLNTSTGTYEVTWQFGPLPPLPPPPPPPPPLKLCTHATSTPFPLYASMGPEASSLASQPASPSTQPCHMSNPASSAINRVPRLSSQPSYSTKHVFRSPSHQARSTNPRSHSTRPCQSTCSTNQSPCTADDMCLSRQPPPPWKQPPRPPPKPAHPASQSTGARPCLPLARPCLPLARPSQATNKQPSHSVAKPSQPGGGHPPSAHTQNLDPNELPPPPPPSPPPLVPVRTSSKRPSGVANFPSPASWKLPTCRSRKETDKNVARNSDKCNKQVDAPVCEQDSQNYVDVRDASALCGLVVRAGLSTHDSAVGTSGNVTQGPEDGAHEAALGSRLPVCASKTSSASHMEASVCRDTSDNTGTGTHSHDFEGLSLDSTLASWRWCSASKERVRAPSCGDYEEMYSSHMSSAAYAMARTPSEPSFYGVASSSLVSNTSSIYHADAEDTHEGSLTRDLRQYLNTRFQKGSVDHELQNTIRDNVYLRTVPVTTRSPRQGEVNGVDYTFLSKEEFRALQRSGNLLESGVFEGHEYGTPVPSPISSALQQRHTAERITRHRLRYRMPSVTSHNSSETFPSPVMERRRLPPLLTPWMGMRRGRAALPSDDAPPSEPQSEPGLDPDAHTEPLDGNNLLRSFSLPMKQPRAGKYGSDKIKTLPGRLLKGVQRPSLRELNRTFSANEIKEYFIRNGSQRYRMGENELRGQAYMSSKHETSLPINHSTGTFTRRASSRDKNSPMRKSKSLASFSVDPDYKSMPISYLIAQTLLTQPKQKTRRRTLSDESITEESDLESLFGGSEDGDTIVGSDSNTDSTSDDSDTLSIHSEVLTNVHRVYDRKPQATSVDHIYWIPNVKSISADNLSLLSNEESVDPVVVPNIHRVYDRKPQTTPVDHEESVDPVDAIPIFPSRQNIDQNTPSFYTTVVRSNPNPPAPESTSTEVCLTLGSCFPEFHHDVLSYDEEVNNIIGINQEETLSDTSDSAFLSTPQALSVSPDGTAMETASYTDSDISSVNLDDFMYDSGFEKQSDRCGSSSSGSVNIYRVNHSIQDTETSKYVMIYDSSDIKITSVEKPPLPPRSSSLKKYLEINTVNKEELLERQNEAKKRITENIVSKEHKAVVEKNIGQKNPSNQKSVCGPSAMDVQCPAKGANVSPVTDGCSTEMESDSFSAYENSGEDLIDHPKINGFIKHGRTSLKSSSKQIHEHPQNKCGLIPKSNRDTYIRLVNSLENLYVKKAGNKKWIKESEVLDFTLDVNSSSDKVDNPQSSDVKSGLQQNNSVIASKYDGNEFTRVGNNPNSSEVRVADSRKDSISSSTSSARSNEYLKPMNDLSMCSALSQEEANSNDKQKNCKSLPIKTPRVSKSRHFAAANNFPHIDAQGVLELKGVGRVYSNIKEDKSPNFNIKGRKGAHCVPAPPPQRTLFISRNAPTRFSVVKTPHERQRRAIQQQGNRLRNSIRSSLKSAMESRLSDEDKRSPIVDRRDSPENERKFINRLLWQTENRNEWCRSLGADHRFWSSGESCYNAQSGNHYGTPKPPSLPPDHLSRGPAGAAVLPGAHPSSEGKRRRNRSNVEAMAANTTSTEPPPDSPKHPYPPGTHYSPPGMHQGMVAEEGGMQLQPPDSPTSGELGPLPSNWEKAYTENGEPYYIDHVAGTSSWLDPRLARVQKRNAEECGEDELPFGWERIDDPQYGTYYIDHVNRKTQYENPVVMAKKQPMEQGGGNSPAEGGNNTFPRQKKTANEGNSVGAPNTSDGPQPPPGSGPKRANKLQGEFIRTSLVKSSRGLGFTIVGGDDNEEEFLQIKSVVPNGPAWQDGKLRTGDVLVYVGDTCVLGYTHADVVNMFQNIDPGRTVYLEVCRGYPLPFDPNDPNTEIVTTVAVTTADARSSKSGFCEGYERSRNNSSESMNTAKSMPDLSNPERVQEVPRPGSADLLSSENFDHTPDILDFYPSALSKPEYLTIPIVKGTNGFGFTIADSAYGQKVKKILDRVRCKNLIEGDILVDINNINVKGMSHTEVVQVLKDCAQGQEAVIMVQRGGLNSPTKSRGIRKDQTSPKKSGVASGLFRSKTPTADMYSSQPKEVIPNRPKTPLVDTRNRPKTPNVMSSVDISNTVDGNRQLEGNMDYRPPYTPTSVHAPYPGAFSYTGGQGDSQYDSKVNTMSAQMGQVSLEQNNYENYIGEMNRNAGQDSQGDGQVPPQNSYYYHNDLYAQDGYYQQQADHYEYDMKRTNAKTPTKEYVNQGYPHYLHYNNNLSNTSNLINNNHNTSMEQNSGYDYMQYSKDGYDLPRQDSGYSSQAQIPPARNPYPPFHGQNNSAGYNNSDGFNNQADSLGRRKESTSFEYEHPAPVSMPRFPDGRYSVNPRGPPVGSNDSLGYMEFTVTLKRQETGFGFRIVGGTEEGSQVSIGHIVPGGAADQDRSICTGDEIVGVDGEMVLGASHHRVVQLMSAAATHGRVTLTLRRRTQNPSELHNRSLEMQFPYDIQVTRRENEGFGFVIISSVTKSGSTIGRIIEGSPAERCGRLHVGDRILAVNGVDIKTLHHGHIVNLIKESGYSVTLTIGPPRDDASSTTSNSQRSSQGSMILAQATPVSTPQVSGAPAQTSTQAESDAGDDGEYYSVELQRGTRGFGFSIRGGREFHNMPLFVLRIAENGPAAEDGKLKVGDQLMEINGMSTKDMTHADAIELIKQCGNSVSLMVKRGGKLPQHLDTLNPNALGSPVGPPPPGTNIRSTATLPHPSPGSYPLPPGLPAPPGPPGPPYSSHGGYHPPPNATNSYPPAYLHNGAVRGPQPLHSSPATQYPPPLTPNGPLSQSSPRVMAAENYYWNRVSDHRPI, from the exons CCCACGTTCCCATTCCACCCGGCCGTGCCAGTCCACTTGCTCCACCAACCAGTCTCCGTGCACCGCAGACGACATGTGCCTTTCCCGCCAGCCTCCCCCCCCTTGGAAGCAGCCCCCACGCCCTCCTCCCAAGCCGGCGCATCCCGCAAGCCAGTCCACCGGGGCTCGCCCCTGCCTGCCCCTCGCTCGCCCCTGCCTGCCCCTCGCTCGCCCAAGCCAGGCCACAAACAAGCAACCCAGTCATTCCGTCGCCAAGCCTTCTCAGCCGGGCGGTGGGCATCCTCCTTCAGCCCACACTCAGAATCTTGACCCAAACGAActgcctcccccgccccctccctcgcccccgcccCTCGTCCCTGTCCGCACTTCGAGCAAGCGGCCAAGCGGCGTGGCAAATTTCCCATCGCCCGCATCTTGGAAACTGCCGACATGTCGTTCGCGGAAGGAGACGGATAAGAATGTGGCTCGTAATTCAGATAAATGTAACAAGCAAGTTGACGCCCCAGTTTGTGAACAAGACTCGCAGAATTACGTAGACGTTCGAGATGCTTCGGCCCTGTGCGGGTTGGTGGTGAGGGCGGGGCTCAGCACCCACGACTCGGCCGTGGGGACTTCGGGCAACGTCACCCAAGGCCCCGAGGATGGCGCCCACGAGGCAGCGCTTGGCTCGAGATTGCCCGTGTGTGCTTCCAAGACATCCTCAGCCTCACACATGGAGGCAAGCGTCTGTCGAGACACCAGTGATAACACGGGGACCGGAACGCATTCGCACGATTTCGAGGGCCTCAGCTTGGACTCGACATTGGCTTCGTGGCGGTGGTGCTCGGCGTCCAAGGAACGAGTGCGAGCTCCTTCGTGCGGAGACTATGAGGAGATGTACTCCAGCCATATGAGCTCCGCGGCATACGCCATGGCCAGGACACCCAGCGAGCCCTCGTTCTATGGCGTCGCCTCCAGCTCCCTCGTCAGCAACACCTCCAGCATATACCACGCCGACGCCGAGGATACGCACGAAG GGTCCCTGACTCGTGATCTGCGGCAGTACCTGAACACACGTTTCCAAAAGGGTAGCGTGGACCATGAGCTGCAGAACACCATCCGCGACAACGTGTACCTGCGTACTGTTCCAGTGACCACCCGGTCTCCACGACAGGGGGAGGTCAACGGAGTCGACTACACTTTTCTCTCGAAGGAAGAATTTCGTGCCCTGCAGAGATCCGGGAATCTGCTGGAGTCTGGCGTCTTTGAGG GACATGAATATGGGACACCAGTACCATCCCCCATATCATCCGCCCTGCAGCAGCGTCACACTGCAGAGCGCATAACACGGCATAGGTTGCGCTACAGGATGCCATCGGTCACATCACATAACTCCTCTGAAACATTTCCAAGCCCTGTTATGGAACGAAGACGCCTTCCTCCGCTCCTTACTCCCTGGATGGGCATGCGAAGGGGAAGAGCTGCATTGCCCAGTGATGATGCCCCCCCTAGTGAGCCCCAAAGTGAACCAGGGTTAGATCCAGATGCACATACAGAGCCTTTGGATGGCAACAACCTCTTGCGTTCTTTTTCTCTGCCCATGAAACAACCAAGAGCAGGAAAGTATGGCTCAGACAAGATCAAAACTCTTCCAGGAAGATTGTTGAAGGGTGTTCAGCGCCCTTCACTTAGAGAACTAAATCGAACTTTTAGTGCCAATGAAATTAAGGAATACTTTATTAGGAATGGAAGCCAACGCTATCGTATGGGTGAAAATGAATTACGTGGCCAAGCTTACATGTCCAGCAAGCATGAAACATCATTGCCAATTAATCATTCCACAGGTACCTTTACTCGTAGGGCATCTAGTCGTGATAAAAATTCTCCTATGCGTAAAAGTAAAAGCTTAGCATCCTTTTCAGTAGATCCAGATTACAAATCTATGCCAATTAGTTATCTCATAGCTCAGACTCTCCTTACTCAGCCTAAGCAGAAAACCAGGAGAAGAACGCTGTCAGATGAGTCTATAACAGAAGAATCAGACCTTGAGTCTCTCTTTGGTGGCAGTGAAGATGGTGATACTATTGTTGGTAGTGACAGTAATACTGATAGCACATCTGATGACAGTGATACATTATCTATTCACAGTGAAGTCCTTACAAATGTTCACAGAGTTTATGATAGAAAACCACAAGCAACATCTGTAGACCATATTTACTGGATTCCTAATGTAAAAAGTATATCTGCTGATAATCTTTCTCTGCTATCAAATGAGGAGTCAGTAGACCCAGTTGTGGTTCCAAATATTCACAGAGTTTATGATagaaaaccacaaacaacacctgTAGATCATGAGGAGTCAGTAGACCCAGTAGATGCAATCCCTATTTTTCCTAGTAGACAAAATATTGACCAGAACACACCGTCCTTTTACACCACTGTAGTAAGAAGCAATCCTAATCCACCTGCACCAGAAAGCACTTCTACTGAAGTCTGTTTAACATTAGGCAGTTGCTTCCCTGAATTTCATCATGACGTCCTCAGTTATGATGAAGAGGTAAATAACATAATTGGTATTAATCAGGAGGAGACTTTGTCAGACACCAGTGATTCAGCCTTCCTTTCCACACCCCAGGCATTATCAGTGTCTCCAGATGGCACTGCAATGGAGACTGCATCATATACAGATAGTGACATTTCTAGTGTTAATTTGGATGATTTCATGTATGACTCTGGTTTTGAAAAGCAGTCTGATCGGTGTGGGAGTTCATCTTCTGGTAGTGTAAATATTTATAGAGTTAATCATAGCATTCAGGACACAGAAACTAGCAAGtatgttatgatatatgattCTTCAGACATCAAAATCACAAGTGTAGAGAAGCCACCACTACCACCTAGAAGTTCTTCACTAAAAAAGTATTTGGAAATTAACACTGTTAATAAAGAGGAATTATTGGAAAGACAGAATGAGGCTAAAAAAAGGATTACAGAAAATATAGTATCAAAAGAGCACAAAGCtgttgtagaaaaaaatattggacaAAAGAATCCATCTAACCAAAAGTCTGTCTGTGGTCCCTCTGCAATGGATGTTCAGTGTCCTGCCAAAGGAGCAAATGTCAGCCCAGTTACAGATGGATGTTCAACTGAAATGGAATCAGATAGTTTTTCAGCATATGAAAATTCAGGAGAAGATTTGATTGATCATCCAAAAATCAATGGTTTCATAAAACATGGAAGGACTTCACTAAAATCAAGCAGTAAACAGATTCATGAACATCCACAAAATAAATGTGGGCTTATTCCAAAATCTAACCGGGATACTTATATCAGACTTGTAAATAGCCTCGAGAACTTGTATGTTAAGAAGGCTGGAAATAAGAAATGGATCAAGGAGTCTGAGGTGTTAGACTTTACTTTGGATGTAAATTCAAGTTCTGATAAGGTAGATAATCCACAGAGTTCAGATGTGAAAAGTGGGCTTCAACAAAATAACAGTGTGATTGCTTCCAAATATGATGGGAATGAGTTTACCAGAGTTGGGAATAATCCAAATAGTTCAGAAGTTAGAGTTGCTGATAGTAGAAAGGACTCCATCTCATCCTCAACCTCATCTGCTAGGTCAAATGAATATCTTAAACCTATGAATGATCTATCTATGTGTTCAGCATTATCACAGGAGGAAGCcaatagtaatgacaaacaaaaaaattgtaaGTCACTACCAATCAAAACTCCAAGAGTATCAAAATCAAGACATTTTGCAGCTGCCAATAATTTTCCACACATTGATGCCCAAGGAGTTTTGGAATTAAAAGGGGTTGGCAGAGTATATTCTAATATAAAAGAGGATAAAAGTCCAAACTTTAATatcaagggaagaaaaggggcacATTGTGTGCCTGCACCACCACCACAGAGAACTCTTTTCATTAGTAGAAATGCACCCACGAGATTTAGTGTAGTAAAAACACCACATGAGAGACAAAGGCGTGCCATACAGCAACAAGGTAATAGGCTCCGAAATTCCATCAGATCTAGTTTAAAATCAGCAATGGAAAGTAGACTGTCAGATGAAGATAAACGTTCCCCAATTGTTGACAGAAGAGACAGtccagaaaatgaaagaaagtttATTAATAGACTGTTATGGCAAACTGAAAACAGAAATGAATGGTGCAGGTCTCTTGGTGCAGATCATAGATTTTGGTCATCAGGGGAGTCTTGTTACAATGCACAAtcag GTAACCATTACGGTACTCCAAAACCCCCATCATTACCTCCGGACCACCTGTCTCGGGGCCCTGCAGGTGCAGCAGTCTTACCTGGAGCTCACCCAAGCTCAGAAGGTAAACGACGACGCAACCGCTCCAATGTAGAAGCCATGGCTGCCAACACCACCAGCACAGAGCCTCCACCTGACTCACCCAAGCATCCTTATCCGCCGGGAACACATTACAGCCCTCCTGGCATGCACCAGGGGATGGTGGCAGAAGAGGGAGGCATGCAACTACAGCCTCCAGACTCTCCAACATCAGGAGAACTTGGTCCACTTCCTTCCAACTGGGAAAAAGCATATACTGAAAATGGGGAGCCATATTATATAGA TCATGTGGCTGGAACATCTTCCTGGTTGGATCCCAGATTAGCTCGTGTTCAAAAAAGAAATGCAGAAGAATGTGGGGAGGATGAGTTGCCATTTGGGTGGGAGAGAATAGATGATCCTCAGTATGGTACATACTACATTGACCATGTAAACAGAAAAACACAGTATGAAAATCCTGTTGTCATGGCAAAGAAGCAGCCCATGGAGCAAG GAGGTGGAAACAGTCCAGCAGAAGGTGGGAACAACACTTTCCCTCGCCAAAAGAAAACTGCAAATGAGGGCAATAGTGTAGGAGCCCCAAACACATCTGATGGCCCTCAGCCTCCTCCTGGTAGTGGCCCTAAACGTGCAAACA AGCTGCAGGGTGAATTTATCCGCACCAGCTTGGTAAAGTCATCACGAGGGTTGGGCTTCACGATCGTTGGTGGTGATGACAATGAAGAAGAGTTCCTGCAGATCAAAAGTGTAGTCCCAAATGGCCCAGCATGGCAAGATGGAAAATTGCGCACAG GCGATGTTCTGGTCTATGTGGGTGACACCTGTGTTTTAGGTTATACCCATGCTGACGTTGTGAACATGTTCCAAAACATAGACCCAGGTCGCACTGTGTACCTAGAGGTCTGTAGAGGTTATCCTTTGCCTTTTGATCCCAATGACCCAAATACTGAAATTGTAACCACTGTAGCTGTTACGACTGCTG ATGCAAGATCATCGAAGTCTGGCTTTTGTGAAGGCTATGAACGATCGAGAAACAATTCGAGCGAGAGTATGAACACAGCGAAGTCAATGCCAGACTTAAGTAATCCTGAACGTGTTCAAGAAGTACCCCGACCAGGGAGTGCTGATCTGCTTAGTTCTGAAAATTTTGATCACACACCTGATATTTTAGACTTTTATCCATCAGCCTTAAGCAAACCTGAATATCTGACTATACCGATTGTAAAAGGTACTAATGGCTTTGGATTTACCATAGCGGACAGTGCATATggacaaaaagtgaaaaagattcTAGATCGTGTTAGGTGTAAAAACTTGATTGAAGGTGATATTTTAGTTgacataaacaatataaatgtGAAAGGAATGAGTCATACAGAAGTGGTGCAAGTCTTGAAAGACTGTGCACAAGGGCAGGAGGCAGTTATCATGGTGCAAAGAGGTGGGCTTAACTCACCAACAAAGTCTCGAGGGATTCGCAAAGATCAAACTAGCCCTAAGAAATCAGGAGTTGCCAGTGGGCTTTTCAGAAGTAAAACTCCAACAGCAGATATGTACAGTTCACAACCCAAGGAAGTGATTCCAAATAGACCTAAGACTCCCCTTGTAGATACTCGAAATCGACCGAAGACCCCAAATGTCATGAGCAGTGTTGATATCAGCAACACAGTTGATGGGAACAGGCAGCTAGAAGGCAACATGGATTACCGACCCCCCTATACACCTACCTCAGTTCATGCACCATACCCAGGTGCATTCTCTTATACTGGGGGACAGGGAGACTCCCAGTATGACTCTAAGGTCAACACCATGTCTGCACAGATGGGACAAGTCAGCCTGGAGCAGAACAACTACGAAAATTACATTGGAGAAATGAATCGTAATGCTGGCCAGGATAGTCAAGGTGATGGCCAGGTTCCCCCACAGAATAGTTATTATTACCACAATGATTTATATGCTCAGGATGGATACTACCAACAGCAGGCTGACCATTATGAGTATGATATGAAGAGAACAAATGCCAAGACACCTACTAAGGAATACGTTAACCAGGGATATCCTCATTATTTACACTACAACAACAACCTTTCCAATACATCAAAccttataaataataatcataatactagcaTGGAACAAAATTCTGGCTATGATTATATGCAATATTCCAAAGATGGCTACGATCTACCCCGACAAGACTCTGGCTATAGTTCACAGGCTCAGATTCCTCCTGCCAGGAATCCTTACCCACCTTTCCACGGCCAGAACAACTCGGCAGGTTATAATAACTCTGATGGCTTCAACAACCAGGCTGACAGtttaggaagaaggaaagagtccACTAGTTTTGAGTATGAGCATCCAGCACCTGTTAGCATGCCtag ATTCCCTGATGGGCGATACAGTGTGAATCCTCGTGGTCCTCCTGTTGGTTCTAACGACAGTCTAGGGTACATGGAGTTTACTGTAACACTCAAGAGACAAGAGACTGGTTTTGGTTTTAGAATTGTAGGAGGAACTGAAGAGGGGTCTCAG GTATCCATTGGCCACATTGTCCCTGGTGGAGCAGCTGACCAAGATCGTAGCATTTGCACTGGTGATGAGATAGTAGGTGTCGATGGTGAAATGGTGCTGGGAGCAAGTCATCATCGTGTTGTTCAGCTCATGTCTGCCGCTGCCACACATGGACGAGTCACTCTTACTTTAAGACGACGTACACAAAACCCCTCTG aaCTTCATAATAGATCATTGGAAATGCAGTTCCCTTATGATATACAAGTcacaagaagagaaaatgaaggctTTGGCTTTGTGATTATATCGTCAGTCACAAAGTCTGGTTCCACTATAG GTCGCATCATAGAAGGAAGCCCAGCAGAGCGTTGTGGTCGCCTTCATGTTGGAGATCGCATATTAGCTGTCAATGGGGTAGACATCAAGACCCTGCACCATGGCCATATTGTCAACCTGATCAAGGAGTCGGGCTATTCAGTCACACTTACCATCGGCCCCCCCAGGG aTGACGCTTCGAGTACCACGTCCAACTCTCAGCGG AGTTCTCAGGGGTCCATGATACTGGCTCAGGCCACGCCAGTGTCGACCCCACAAGTCTCTGGTGCCCCGGCCCAGACCTCAACCCAG GCTGAGAGTGATGCTGGCGATGATGGCGAGTATTACAGCGTAGAGCTCCAGCGTGGAACCAGAGGATTTGGCTTCAGCATTCGTGGCGGCAGAGAATTCCACAATATGCCTTTGTTTGTTTTGAGGATTGCGGAAAATGGACCAGCAGCAGAAGATGGAAAACTCAAG GTTGGTGATCAGTTGATGGAAATCAATGGCATGTCTACGAAGGATATGACACATGCAGATGCCATTGAACTGATAAAGCAATGTGGAAACAGTGTCTCTCTAATGGTGAAGCGTGGTGGGAAACTCCCTCAGCATTTGG ATACCTTAAATCCCAATGCCTTGGGGTCACCTGTGGGTCCCCCACCCCCTGGGACCAACATCCGCTCCACAGcaactctcccccatccctccccaggTTCATATCCCTTACCACCAGGTCTTCCAGCTCCCCCAGGACCACCAGGACCCCCATACTCCTCCCATGGTGGGTATCATCCCCCTCCCAATGCCACAAACAGCTATCCACCAGCCTATCTTCACAATGGTGCTGTGCGCGGCCCACAGCCTCTACACTCTTCCCCAGCCACTCAGTATCCTCCTCCTCTAACCCCAAATGGACCACTCAGCCAGTCATCACCCAGAGTTATGGCTGCAGAAAATTATTACTGGAACCGTGTATCTGACCACAGACCCATATGA